One genomic segment of Mycolicibacterium psychrotolerans includes these proteins:
- a CDS encoding aldehyde dehydrogenase family protein — protein MTATSDVKPFTGTGTITNPATGAPAGQVRWTDPADVTRIAAGLRDAQREWEARGAAGRAKVLARYAVWLGKHRAEIEELLIKETGKSATDAAQEVPLILMIASYYIRTMEKALAPDKRPAALPFLSIKKIEVHYRPRSVVGIIAPWNYPVANALMDAIGALAAGCAVLLKPSERTPLTAELLMRGWLDSGAPDVLALAQGAREVSEAVIDVSDYIQFTGSSATGAKVAERAARRLTPVSLELGGKDPMIVLEDADVDLAAHAAVWGAMFNAGQTCVSVERVYVLEPVYDQFVAAVVRDVENLKMGAGDGNHFGAMIDDSQVAVAERHVADALAKGARVLTGGKRSGGGGSFYEPTVLVDVDHSMACMTEETFGPTLPIMKVSSVEEAVRLANDSPYGLSAAVFSRDIERARKVALQLDCGGVNINDVISNLMCTTAPMGGWKTSGIGARFGGPEGLRKYCRIETVVSPRTNVGAGGNYYNNSQRALKRMNTMMTKLALIRPKRIAK, from the coding sequence ATGACTGCGACTTCCGACGTCAAGCCGTTCACCGGCACCGGCACGATCACCAACCCGGCCACCGGCGCGCCCGCCGGTCAGGTGCGCTGGACCGACCCCGCCGACGTGACCCGCATCGCGGCGGGGTTGCGGGACGCGCAGCGCGAGTGGGAGGCGCGCGGTGCCGCGGGCCGCGCGAAGGTGCTGGCCCGCTACGCGGTGTGGCTGGGGAAACACCGCGCAGAGATCGAAGAGTTGCTGATCAAGGAGACGGGCAAATCCGCCACGGACGCGGCGCAGGAGGTGCCGTTGATCCTGATGATCGCCTCCTACTACATCCGCACCATGGAGAAGGCGCTCGCTCCGGACAAGCGCCCCGCGGCGCTGCCGTTCCTGTCGATCAAGAAGATCGAGGTGCATTACCGGCCGCGCTCGGTGGTCGGGATCATCGCGCCGTGGAACTATCCGGTGGCCAACGCGCTGATGGACGCCATCGGTGCGCTCGCGGCCGGCTGCGCGGTTCTGCTCAAACCGTCCGAGCGCACGCCGCTGACCGCCGAACTGCTCATGCGGGGTTGGCTCGACTCCGGCGCACCGGACGTTCTCGCGCTGGCGCAGGGCGCGCGGGAGGTGTCCGAGGCCGTCATCGACGTCAGCGACTACATCCAGTTCACCGGGTCCAGTGCGACGGGCGCGAAGGTGGCCGAGCGGGCTGCGCGCCGGCTCACCCCGGTGAGCCTGGAACTGGGCGGTAAGGATCCGATGATCGTGCTCGAGGACGCCGACGTCGACCTCGCCGCGCATGCCGCGGTCTGGGGCGCGATGTTCAACGCGGGGCAGACGTGCGTGTCCGTGGAGCGGGTCTACGTGCTGGAACCGGTCTACGACCAGTTCGTCGCGGCTGTGGTGCGCGATGTCGAGAACCTCAAGATGGGCGCCGGTGACGGCAACCATTTCGGCGCGATGATCGACGACAGCCAGGTCGCCGTCGCCGAACGCCATGTCGCCGACGCGCTCGCCAAGGGGGCGCGCGTGCTGACCGGCGGCAAGCGGAGCGGCGGCGGGGGCAGCTTCTACGAGCCCACCGTGCTGGTCGACGTCGACCACTCGATGGCGTGCATGACCGAGGAGACGTTCGGTCCGACGCTGCCCATCATGAAGGTCTCCTCGGTCGAAGAGGCGGTGCGGTTGGCCAACGACAGCCCCTACGGACTGTCGGCCGCCGTGTTCTCCCGGGACATCGAGCGTGCCAGAAAGGTTGCGCTGCAACTCGATTGCGGGGGAGTGAACATCAACGACGTGATCTCCAACCTGATGTGCACCACCGCCCCGATGGGCGGCTGGAAGACCTCGGGCATCGGGGCGCGCTTCGGCGGCCCGGAGGGCCTGCGCAAGTACTGCCGCATCGAGACGGTGGTCAGTCCCCGGACCAACGTCGGCGCCGGCGGCAACTACTACAACAACTCGCAGCGGGCGCTCAAGCGGATGAACACGATGATGACGAAGCTGGCGCTGATCAGGCCCAAGCGCATCGCCAAGTAG
- a CDS encoding N-acyl-D-amino-acid deacylase family protein, whose amino-acid sequence MTVDLIIRGGTVVDGLGGEPFVADVAVSDGVVVAVGDVRETAWREIDATGLLVTPGFVDLHTHYDGQAIWSDRLTPSSAHGVTTAVMGNCGVGFAPCRPSDHDVLVDVMAGVEDIPGVVMVDGLPWHWETFPEFLDAVDAGRGRDIDVAAFLPHSPLRVYVMGQRGVDREPASAEDLAMMRKLAAEAVQAGALGFASSRLTLHKSESGHPIPSYDAGYAEIEAIARGVDDAGGGLIQFVPDLMAGDYEPALRTVFDVAADVGLPVTFTLAIGNAGDPFFLDALTMVEKANSDGGQISAQIFPRPIGLVLGLDLSGNPFVMYPSYQAIADLPLAERVAEMRKPEVRERILTDTPASDGHPLMFAAQAWNYMFPLGDPPNYEPSPSDSIGARAKARGVSPAEEAYDRLLDDDGHAMLLVTLANFRDGSLDTVAELIRRDDVVLGLGDGGAHYGMICDASFPTYMLTHWVRDRPNGRLTVAEAVRELTSVPAKVAGLADRGRIAEGYKADLNVIDAAALRLHRPVVVNDLPAGGRRLDQAADGYVATIVSGEVIAENGVPTQARPGKLIRGRRPAPTA is encoded by the coding sequence ATGACAGTTGACCTGATCATTCGCGGCGGCACCGTGGTCGACGGCCTGGGCGGCGAACCCTTCGTCGCCGACGTGGCAGTCAGCGACGGCGTGGTGGTCGCCGTCGGAGACGTCCGCGAGACCGCCTGGCGCGAGATCGACGCCACCGGCCTGCTCGTCACCCCCGGTTTCGTCGACCTGCACACCCACTACGACGGCCAGGCGATCTGGTCGGACCGGTTGACCCCCTCCTCCGCGCACGGCGTCACCACCGCGGTGATGGGCAACTGCGGTGTCGGCTTCGCGCCCTGTCGCCCGTCAGACCACGACGTCCTCGTCGATGTGATGGCCGGCGTCGAGGACATCCCCGGCGTGGTGATGGTCGACGGACTGCCGTGGCACTGGGAGACGTTCCCGGAGTTCCTCGACGCCGTCGACGCCGGACGGGGGCGCGACATCGACGTCGCCGCCTTCCTGCCGCATTCCCCGCTGCGGGTCTACGTGATGGGACAGCGCGGTGTCGACCGCGAGCCCGCCTCCGCCGAAGACCTGGCGATGATGCGCAAGCTGGCCGCCGAGGCGGTCCAGGCCGGTGCGCTGGGTTTCGCGTCGTCCCGGCTCACGCTGCACAAGTCCGAGAGCGGCCACCCCATCCCCAGCTACGACGCCGGCTACGCGGAGATCGAGGCCATCGCCCGCGGCGTCGACGACGCCGGCGGCGGGCTGATCCAGTTCGTGCCGGACCTGATGGCCGGTGACTACGAGCCGGCGCTGCGCACGGTCTTCGACGTCGCTGCCGACGTCGGGCTGCCGGTGACGTTCACGCTCGCGATCGGCAACGCCGGTGATCCGTTCTTCCTCGATGCGCTGACCATGGTGGAGAAGGCCAACAGCGACGGTGGTCAGATCAGCGCCCAGATCTTCCCACGTCCCATCGGGTTGGTGCTGGGCCTCGACCTGTCGGGCAATCCGTTCGTGATGTACCCGTCCTATCAGGCGATCGCGGACCTGCCACTGGCCGAGCGGGTGGCCGAGATGCGCAAACCCGAAGTGCGCGAACGCATCCTGACCGACACCCCGGCATCCGACGGACATCCGCTGATGTTCGCCGCCCAGGCCTGGAACTACATGTTCCCGCTCGGCGACCCGCCGAATTACGAACCGTCACCGTCGGATTCGATCGGTGCGCGCGCGAAGGCCCGTGGTGTGAGCCCGGCCGAAGAGGCCTACGACCGCCTGCTCGACGACGACGGCCACGCCATGCTGCTGGTCACGCTGGCGAACTTCCGCGACGGCTCGCTCGACACGGTCGCCGAACTGATCCGCCGCGACGACGTGGTGCTGGGTCTCGGCGACGGCGGCGCGCACTACGGGATGATCTGCGACGCAAGCTTTCCCACCTACATGCTGACGCACTGGGTGCGGGACCGACCCAACGGCCGGCTGACGGTGGCCGAGGCCGTGCGCGAGCTGACGTCGGTGCCGGCGAAGGTGGCGGGGCTGGCCGACCGCGGCCGGATCGCGGAGGGCTACAAGGCCGATCTCAACGTCATCGACGCGGCCGCGCTGCGGTTGCACCGGCCGGTCGTGGTCAACGACCTTCCTGCCGGTGGCCGCCGGCTCGACCAGGCCGCCGACGGGTATGTGGCCACCATCGTCTCCGGTGAGGTGATCGCCGAGAACGGTGTGCCGACGCAGGCCCGGCCCGGGAAGCTGATCAGAGGACGCCGGCCCGCGCCGACGGCGTGA
- a CDS encoding pyridoxamine 5'-phosphate oxidase family protein, whose protein sequence is MSVKVDLDTLADTIVDFSFAYLVTVGDDYRAHTVAVDPVLTDGALVIDSVGNSTRRNAGAHPDVTLVWPPHEPGGYTLIVDGTAADAGAGLRVEPVGAVLHRKPNPNSALSATGCGDDCVPLSE, encoded by the coding sequence ATGAGCGTCAAGGTGGATCTCGACACGCTGGCCGATACCATCGTCGACTTCTCGTTCGCCTACCTCGTCACCGTCGGCGACGACTACCGCGCCCATACCGTCGCGGTCGACCCGGTCCTGACCGACGGCGCGCTCGTCATCGACTCGGTGGGCAACAGCACCCGCCGCAATGCCGGCGCACACCCGGACGTGACGCTGGTGTGGCCGCCGCACGAGCCAGGCGGTTACACGCTGATCGTCGACGGCACGGCGGCGGACGCTGGAGCCGGATTGCGCGTCGAGCCCGTGGGCGCGGTGCTGCACCGCAAGCCGAACCCGAACTCCGCGCTGTCGGCGACGGGATGCGGAGACGACTGCGTGCCGCTCAGCGAGTGA
- a CDS encoding nuclear transport factor 2 family protein has translation MQERDMRALIDRHIEAEGRGDIDGALAVYTEDVEHDVVGFPDGLHHSKGGAREFYVQLTANFRAETWSERRRFVTDDAMILEQDMTGTVIGSMLGMPGRGRRITFRMLHVFEFRDGLISRENVWLDGASVMAQLS, from the coding sequence ATGCAGGAGCGCGACATGCGGGCGCTCATCGACCGCCACATCGAGGCCGAGGGTCGCGGTGACATCGACGGGGCGCTCGCGGTCTACACCGAGGACGTGGAACACGACGTCGTCGGTTTCCCCGACGGACTGCACCATTCGAAGGGTGGTGCCCGAGAATTCTACGTTCAGCTCACCGCGAACTTCCGGGCCGAGACGTGGTCGGAACGCCGCCGGTTCGTCACGGACGACGCGATGATCCTCGAACAGGACATGACCGGAACCGTGATCGGCTCGATGCTCGGCATGCCGGGCAGGGGCAGGCGCATCACGTTCCGCATGCTGCACGTGTTCGAGTTCCGGGATGGGCTGATCAGCCGGGAGAACGTCTGGCTCGACGGTGCCTCGGTAATGGCTCAGTTGAGCTGA
- a CDS encoding helix-turn-helix transcriptional regulator encodes MRLTWPLTGRTQETRLIEAALLDHDSAGIVVSGAAGVGKSRIVRETLTAFAARDWLLHWVVGTSAAHKLPLGALTPWTATSGDDSLELVHGVIEALTSSEAPVVVAVDDVPLLDDLSAVVVHQIIHRRLAKVVLTMRTGEPVSDATRELWKAGDFDWLDIAPLTPEDTERLVRLAVGGPVDDVAAQRLWMLTEGNPLYLRLIVEHEVADGRLAYDNAVWTWTGDPVIPPGLVELVEARTGGLPEAVSDVIDVLAVGEPLELRSLTRITGAEAVEEADRRGLISCEPVDGAVHARLAHPLYGEVRRRRAAQTTLRRLRGVVASELAATIPRDDVHAVVRRAALSVDSDLEPDVNLLLDAARGAAWMLDLPLANRLAEAAIAAGGRVEASLIRAFVLSWVGKGAVAEAVLADVDTDTLTAVEQARVTYLRAVNLFFTLADPDAAVALVDRATSIEPPERHCFDAFRCVAAAALGDPQTARALAHSFDASLLPDHLERRLTAWAVTVACGEAGAAAEAVTVASAGYPIPVRAFIVISDAHINALLLAGDTAGAQEVAEMMRGRAMASRGAPFGQIAIAVTGQAELGAGHLDQACTDLSTALQRVTAWNTATGFRYRYEILLTTALAMRGQTHDALVAQAAMEAHRHPGWRYLDYARAIAAGWVAGAQGAVSEAISMVRKAAEIAGSRGQYAAEVMCLQTATQFGDASTAGRLHELQGHVEGPRAGIAARFADALGCSDGRELEVISRHFEEIGDLIAATDAAAHAAICFRAKSLRGSSLRCSLRADALAETCGGARTPALRRCTDHLPLTAREREIVMLLGTSASNRDIASLLKVSVRTVESHIYNAMAKTGAMSREELGALLPGGNGQLN; translated from the coding sequence GTGCGGTTGACATGGCCGCTCACCGGGCGGACGCAGGAGACACGGCTCATCGAAGCCGCGTTGCTCGATCATGATTCAGCAGGCATCGTGGTCAGTGGCGCGGCCGGGGTTGGAAAGAGCCGGATCGTGCGGGAGACGCTCACCGCCTTCGCGGCGCGCGACTGGTTGCTGCACTGGGTGGTCGGCACGTCGGCGGCACACAAGCTCCCCTTGGGTGCCCTGACACCCTGGACGGCGACAAGCGGCGACGACAGCCTCGAGCTCGTCCACGGTGTCATCGAGGCGCTGACCTCGTCTGAGGCGCCGGTGGTGGTGGCAGTCGATGACGTGCCGTTGCTCGACGACCTGTCGGCCGTCGTCGTGCACCAGATCATTCACCGCCGGCTCGCGAAGGTCGTGCTGACCATGCGCACCGGCGAACCGGTCAGCGATGCGACGCGTGAACTCTGGAAGGCCGGCGACTTCGACTGGCTCGACATTGCGCCGCTGACGCCGGAAGACACCGAGCGGCTGGTGCGCCTCGCCGTCGGGGGTCCGGTCGATGACGTTGCGGCACAACGCTTGTGGATGTTGACCGAGGGCAACCCGTTGTATCTGCGGTTGATCGTGGAACACGAGGTCGCCGACGGACGGCTCGCCTACGACAACGCCGTATGGACGTGGACCGGTGATCCCGTGATTCCGCCGGGTCTGGTCGAGCTCGTCGAGGCGCGTACGGGCGGGCTGCCCGAGGCCGTCAGTGATGTCATCGACGTGCTGGCCGTCGGCGAGCCCCTCGAACTACGGTCATTGACCCGGATCACCGGCGCCGAGGCCGTCGAGGAGGCCGACAGGCGAGGTCTGATCTCCTGCGAACCGGTCGATGGCGCCGTGCATGCCCGTCTGGCTCATCCGCTGTACGGCGAGGTGCGTCGCCGCCGTGCCGCTCAGACCACGTTGCGTCGCCTCCGAGGCGTCGTTGCCTCCGAACTGGCCGCGACCATACCGCGGGACGACGTCCATGCCGTGGTCCGCCGGGCGGCCCTGAGCGTTGACTCCGATCTCGAACCCGACGTCAACCTCCTTCTCGACGCAGCGCGCGGGGCCGCCTGGATGCTGGATCTGCCTCTGGCCAACCGGCTGGCCGAGGCCGCGATCGCCGCAGGCGGACGGGTCGAGGCGAGCCTGATCCGCGCCTTCGTGCTGTCCTGGGTCGGTAAGGGCGCCGTTGCAGAGGCCGTGCTCGCCGACGTCGACACAGACACGCTCACCGCGGTCGAACAGGCACGGGTGACGTACCTGCGGGCGGTCAACCTGTTCTTCACCCTCGCCGACCCGGACGCCGCCGTGGCTCTGGTCGACCGCGCCACGAGCATCGAACCGCCCGAGCGGCATTGCTTCGACGCTTTTCGGTGTGTGGCCGCGGCGGCGCTGGGCGATCCTCAGACCGCCCGCGCGCTCGCGCATTCCTTCGACGCGAGTCTGCTGCCCGATCACCTCGAGCGCCGCCTGACGGCATGGGCCGTGACGGTTGCCTGCGGAGAAGCCGGGGCCGCAGCCGAGGCAGTGACCGTCGCGAGTGCGGGCTACCCCATTCCGGTGCGGGCGTTCATCGTCATCTCCGACGCCCACATCAACGCCTTGCTGCTGGCGGGTGACACGGCGGGGGCCCAGGAGGTCGCCGAGATGATGCGTGGCCGCGCCATGGCCTCGCGGGGCGCTCCGTTCGGACAGATCGCCATCGCCGTGACCGGGCAGGCAGAGCTCGGCGCAGGTCACCTCGACCAGGCCTGTACCGATCTGTCCACCGCATTGCAGCGCGTCACGGCATGGAACACCGCAACCGGCTTCCGCTACCGGTACGAGATCCTGCTCACCACTGCGCTCGCGATGCGCGGGCAGACCCACGACGCCCTCGTGGCGCAGGCTGCGATGGAAGCTCACCGCCATCCCGGTTGGCGGTACCTCGACTACGCCCGAGCGATCGCCGCCGGATGGGTCGCCGGAGCGCAGGGTGCGGTCAGCGAAGCGATCTCGATGGTCCGGAAGGCGGCCGAGATCGCCGGTAGTCGTGGGCAATACGCGGCCGAGGTGATGTGTCTGCAGACGGCGACCCAGTTCGGTGATGCGTCCACCGCCGGCCGTCTCCATGAGCTGCAGGGCCATGTCGAGGGTCCGCGTGCCGGCATCGCGGCGCGCTTCGCTGATGCCCTGGGTTGCTCAGACGGCCGCGAACTCGAGGTCATATCCCGACATTTCGAAGAGATCGGCGACCTGATCGCTGCCACCGACGCGGCGGCGCACGCCGCGATCTGCTTCCGCGCCAAGAGCCTGCGCGGTTCCTCATTGCGGTGTTCGCTGCGCGCCGACGCCCTGGCGGAGACCTGCGGCGGCGCCCGGACCCCAGCGCTCCGTCGATGCACCGACCACCTGCCGCTGACCGCTCGCGAGCGCGAGATCGTGATGCTCCTCGGGACTTCGGCATCCAACCGCGACATCGCCTCCCTGCTGAAGGTGTCTGTGCGCACAGTGGAGAGCCACATCTACAACGCCATGGCCAAGACCGGCGCGATGAGCCGCGAGGAACTCGGTGCACTCCTGCCCGGCGGCAACGGTCAGCTCAACTGA
- a CDS encoding endonuclease domain-containing protein produces MTIEHILAANGGIVSAAQLRTSGWSYSQIEKVPGLRQLRRGWYVGPSAHPHVVRAVSAGGVLSCVSALRLRHVWVPDSDLHVRYSARARRSRPGVRSCHPYRLDPPIVGAIDPLDIAAASAANYVDAEGLIVVLDSMLNTRMIGMADARSIVAASRFARLNLAERCDPASESGTETMVRLRLRAAGIRLQTQVVIARVGRVDFLIGNRLIIEVDSREHHLSKYQSDRTRDRVAAGLGYLVVRLTYQDVVHRWETVLADILAIIRRRAHRGPMTTSA; encoded by the coding sequence ATGACGATCGAGCACATCCTTGCGGCTAATGGCGGCATCGTCTCCGCGGCGCAACTGCGCACAAGTGGATGGTCGTACTCGCAGATCGAGAAAGTCCCTGGGTTGCGCCAGCTCCGACGAGGTTGGTACGTCGGTCCGTCCGCCCATCCTCATGTAGTGCGCGCCGTCTCGGCCGGTGGAGTACTGAGTTGTGTGTCGGCGTTGCGTCTGCGCCACGTCTGGGTGCCCGACTCGGACCTGCACGTCCGCTACTCGGCACGAGCACGCCGGTCACGACCCGGAGTCCGCTCCTGTCACCCGTACCGACTGGATCCACCGATTGTCGGGGCGATCGACCCGCTGGACATCGCGGCGGCGTCTGCAGCGAACTATGTCGATGCCGAGGGATTGATTGTCGTCTTGGACTCGATGCTGAACACCAGGATGATCGGCATGGCGGATGCTCGATCGATCGTCGCCGCGTCGCGTTTCGCCCGGTTGAATCTCGCCGAGCGGTGCGACCCCGCCAGCGAGTCGGGCACGGAAACCATGGTCCGACTGCGGCTACGGGCCGCCGGAATCCGCCTGCAGACTCAAGTGGTGATAGCGCGCGTGGGGCGCGTCGACTTTCTCATCGGCAATCGCCTCATCATCGAAGTCGACAGTCGCGAGCACCATCTGTCCAAGTACCAGTCGGACCGTACGCGCGACAGAGTTGCGGCCGGGCTGGGGTATCTGGTGGTCCGGCTGACGTATCAGGATGTCGTGCACCGATGGGAGACGGTGTTGGCAGACATTCTTGCGATCATTCGGCGGCGTGCGCACAGAGGTCCGATGACAACGTCAGCCTGA
- a CDS encoding mycothiol transferase — MADIDAARELLRDSFTRLIEHADDLTDGLTDHVAYYRPTPEANTIAWLIWHTARMQDAQLCDIAGLEQIWFREGWVDQFGLDLPRDAHGYGHTPEEVAKVRASAELLGGYYHAVHRESLSYVASVSADELARIIDERWTPPVTAGARLVSIIDDAAQHLGQAAYIRGIAPAT; from the coding sequence ATGGCTGACATCGATGCTGCCCGCGAACTCCTGCGCGACTCCTTCACCCGGCTGATCGAGCACGCCGACGATCTGACCGACGGCCTCACCGACCACGTCGCGTACTACCGGCCGACGCCGGAGGCGAACACCATCGCGTGGCTGATCTGGCACACCGCCCGCATGCAGGACGCGCAGCTGTGCGACATCGCCGGCCTGGAACAGATCTGGTTCCGGGAGGGCTGGGTCGACCAGTTCGGCCTCGACCTGCCGCGCGACGCCCACGGCTACGGCCACACCCCCGAGGAGGTGGCCAAGGTCCGCGCGTCGGCCGAACTGCTCGGCGGCTACTACCACGCGGTGCACCGCGAGTCGCTGTCCTACGTGGCCTCGGTGTCGGCCGACGAACTCGCCCGTATCATCGACGAGCGGTGGACACCACCGGTGACGGCCGGCGCGCGGCTGGTCAGCATCATCGACGACGCCGCGCAGCATCTGGGTCAGGCCGCGTACATCCGGGGCATCGCCCCGGCTACTTGA
- a CDS encoding zinc-binding alcohol dehydrogenase family protein, whose protein sequence is MTTMTAIGAFAADSLDDSLRDITIDVPELRPRDVLVCVRAVSVNPVDVKQRAALEDPGRPKILGYDAAGVIEAVGPDVTTLSVGDEVWYAGDITRPGSNAELQAVDERIVSRKPVSLSFAEAAALPLTTITAWESLFDRFGLTPESKGDLLVLGGAGGVGSIMIQLAKALTGVRVIATASRDESRAWAQQMGADIVVNHHHLRAETLAAVPGGVEYLFSPHSAGNVDDYEAIVKPFGHITAIDEPEGLELVGLKAKSIAWHWELMFTRAMFETPDMIEQQRLLARTAELVDGGTLRATVTKTITDFSAAGLIDAHRDVESGRMAGKVVVTR, encoded by the coding sequence ATGACCACGATGACGGCGATCGGGGCCTTCGCGGCCGACTCCCTCGACGACAGCCTGCGCGACATCACCATCGACGTCCCCGAGCTGCGCCCGCGCGACGTGCTGGTGTGCGTGCGGGCGGTGTCGGTGAATCCGGTCGACGTGAAACAGCGTGCCGCCCTCGAAGATCCAGGGCGGCCGAAGATTCTCGGGTACGACGCCGCCGGGGTGATCGAGGCGGTTGGACCGGACGTGACGACGCTGTCGGTCGGCGACGAGGTCTGGTATGCCGGCGACATCACCCGGCCGGGCAGCAACGCCGAGCTGCAGGCGGTCGACGAGCGGATCGTGTCGCGCAAGCCGGTGTCGTTGTCGTTCGCCGAGGCGGCGGCGCTGCCGCTGACCACGATCACCGCCTGGGAGTCGCTGTTCGACCGGTTCGGGTTGACCCCGGAGTCGAAGGGTGACCTGCTGGTGCTCGGCGGCGCCGGCGGCGTGGGCTCGATCATGATCCAGCTCGCCAAGGCACTGACGGGCGTGCGGGTGATCGCCACGGCGAGCCGCGACGAGTCCCGGGCGTGGGCGCAGCAGATGGGCGCCGACATCGTGGTGAACCACCACCATCTGCGCGCCGAGACGCTGGCGGCGGTGCCCGGCGGCGTCGAGTATCTGTTCTCGCCGCATTCGGCGGGCAACGTCGACGACTACGAGGCGATCGTCAAACCGTTCGGTCACATCACCGCGATCGACGAACCCGAGGGCCTCGAACTGGTCGGGCTCAAGGCCAAGAGCATCGCCTGGCACTGGGAACTGATGTTCACCCGTGCGATGTTCGAAACCCCCGACATGATCGAACAGCAGCGGCTGCTGGCCCGCACCGCGGAGCTGGTCGATGGGGGAACGCTGCGCGCCACGGTTACCAAGACGATCACCGACTTCTCGGCGGCCGGGCTGATCGACGCGCACCGCGATGTCGAGTCCGGCCGGATGGCGGGCAAGGTCGTGGTCACTCGCTGA
- a CDS encoding cytochrome P450, with protein sequence MNVETAPSRHCPDVFDAQLPVLAYEHVDEPAEAHRLIAEARSRGPIAIGSHGPEVLSYELVRRVLRDPRFCVPKGMFLQAQGITSGPLWDRVAANLISLDGAEHHRLRRLVAPAFTPRGTARLRSTVIDVMTDLVDLCTGCGHCEVVTDIARKYPIPIICAMLGAPPEDWQAFSDWTDDIFRVFAWNVSDQQDRILAAWQELDDYVDAMVDRRRHSLTDDLLSDLIRVEEGGERLSLDELRMLVAGLLMAGTDTTRNQLAAAVHALCDHPDQWQLLARRPDLAMRAAEEVFRHFPVAFGMIRTAVEDVELAGLRIPAGTLVVANLASANRDPSVFDEPDRLDITREGGSAMVTFGGGMHFCLGSHLARLEIAEGLAVMAARMPNMRLAGPVRWKPLTALSGPVSLPVVFDVAA encoded by the coding sequence ATGAACGTGGAGACGGCGCCTTCGCGCCACTGCCCGGATGTCTTTGACGCGCAGCTGCCCGTATTGGCATACGAGCACGTCGACGAGCCCGCCGAGGCGCATCGGCTGATCGCGGAGGCCCGTTCGCGCGGACCGATCGCTATCGGATCCCACGGCCCAGAGGTCCTCAGCTACGAACTGGTGCGCAGGGTACTGAGAGACCCACGATTTTGCGTTCCGAAAGGAATGTTCCTCCAAGCGCAAGGCATCACGTCGGGTCCGCTGTGGGACCGTGTCGCGGCGAACCTGATCAGCCTCGATGGAGCCGAGCACCATCGGCTGCGGCGGCTGGTGGCGCCTGCGTTCACACCTCGCGGAACGGCGCGTCTGCGGTCAACGGTCATCGACGTGATGACCGATCTGGTCGACCTTTGCACGGGGTGCGGGCACTGCGAGGTGGTCACGGACATCGCCCGCAAGTACCCGATCCCGATCATCTGCGCGATGCTGGGTGCGCCGCCGGAGGACTGGCAGGCGTTCTCCGACTGGACCGACGACATCTTCAGGGTCTTCGCCTGGAATGTGTCCGATCAGCAGGACCGCATCCTGGCTGCCTGGCAGGAACTCGACGACTACGTCGACGCCATGGTGGATCGGCGGCGACACAGTCTCACCGATGATCTGCTCTCCGACCTCATCCGCGTTGAGGAGGGCGGGGAACGGCTGAGTCTCGATGAACTCCGCATGCTGGTGGCGGGGCTGCTGATGGCGGGCACCGACACCACCCGCAATCAACTCGCCGCCGCCGTGCACGCCCTGTGTGATCATCCCGATCAGTGGCAGCTGCTGGCCCGGCGCCCCGACTTGGCGATGCGGGCCGCCGAAGAAGTGTTCCGGCATTTCCCGGTGGCGTTCGGCATGATCCGCACCGCCGTGGAGGATGTGGAGTTGGCCGGGTTGAGAATCCCCGCAGGCACACTGGTGGTCGCGAATCTCGCGTCGGCCAACCGGGACCCCTCGGTGTTCGACGAACCCGACCGACTGGACATCACCCGTGAGGGCGGGTCGGCGATGGTGACCTTCGGCGGCGGAATGCACTTCTGCCTCGGCTCCCACCTTGCGCGCCTCGAGATCGCGGAGGGCCTGGCTGTGATGGCCGCGCGAATGCCGAACATGCGGCTGGCGGGGCCGGTCCGGTGGAAGCCGCTCACGGCGCTCAGCGGGCCGGTCTCCCTGCCCGTCGTCTTCGACGTCGCAGCCTGA
- a CDS encoding VOC family protein, translating into MIDHFGINCSNWDESKTFYDKVLGVLGYTRQMDMEVAIGYGADGHPAFWIADASAGQVGGPNRETHIAFAAKDAESVQAFYRTALALGVEPLHEPRLWPEYHPNYYGAFVRDPEGNNVEAVFHGGGPA; encoded by the coding sequence GTGATCGACCACTTCGGAATCAACTGCTCGAACTGGGACGAGTCGAAGACGTTCTACGACAAGGTTCTCGGCGTCCTCGGGTACACGCGGCAGATGGACATGGAGGTCGCCATCGGCTACGGCGCCGACGGCCATCCCGCCTTCTGGATCGCCGATGCCTCCGCCGGTCAGGTCGGCGGGCCCAACCGCGAGACACACATCGCGTTCGCCGCGAAGGATGCCGAATCGGTGCAGGCGTTCTACCGCACCGCGTTGGCGCTCGGGGTCGAGCCGCTGCACGAGCCGCGGCTGTGGCCGGAGTACCACCCGAACTACTACGGCGCGTTCGTGCGCGACCCGGAGGGCAACAACGTCGAGGCGGTTTTCCACGGCGGCGGTCCCGCGTAG